ataccttctcctcgcgtaaccgactcccgtatctAGATTCTCTGGttgcaagaccttgttccttccaatgtaggttatctgatattcctttcccttatgggataaatatattggtggcgactctgttcttttttcgcgagcgtgcgacagctggcgactctgctggggacgttgatagacctgtgctggtccattcctagagagtcgatcctagcctttgtttgtttcttttattgggtgtttatttatttgtttacatgtttaCCTTtgtgtatatgtttgcatatcatgtctatttcctatatgcatatcatgcatctggactatattatgggtccccgtgggggccacatattttcctgatttgttttgcaggtggggggtttgtgtgaagtaaaaggcccactacccaggccagtgatacTTAGGATTAGTGTGGATGCCCATGTCAACTCCCGTAGCCTTtgatacgatcgagcttgacatggggtaccacgacCAGGCGAGattctttcatggaacattgtgtctaGCACGTTTGTGCCTCAAACacattgtaccccatgggaatcgttaaccctggtgaccattagggaccacctgtccgtgtctagacttcatacctgtgagattggggtgggacaggatactagccttcatcatacccggatttctatattgcaatctgaagccggaattttgaaaCTGTTACATTCAGTATAACCCAGATATCCAGATATGCGAGAGAATCTGTCTCTCAACACATTGCACACATATCACATCACATCACTACTATATCCACTTTGTTTCATCGTGGGAGGATCCTAAAGtctgttttaaaaaaaagagaagaaaaaaaagaaaaaaaagagaaaaacaaagtaCTACAAAAAAAAgaggagagaaaaagagaaaatggatataaggaaacaaaagagaagacTTTATGATTCTCCCCCAAACGAAACACATTCCatcatatcatttaacatgcatgtttcatttattttcaggatcttttggctttgtctccgatCAGCATACTGTTCTCAAAGATGAGGCCTGGCAGAAAGAACACCTACTCGTACACTTTTCCgaatccgaatctggattctCTTAAGGGGTTAGCAAGTCAGATTACACTGGATGAGTTgaccaagttcaaacaagattaTGGGAGGATTCTGTACTTCCTCAAGACACCGTTTACCAAGTATGAATGGGACGGAGTTCACACTTTGCTCCAATTCTACAACCCTTCTCTCCgctgcttcacatttcctgactACCATTTGGTTCCTACCTTGGAAGAATACTCTTTTTTTCTCGGCATCTCTATCAAAGAGCAGATACCGTATCATAGTATGATGAAGGCTCCTACTTCTATTGAGATTGcaaaggctctttatttgagcaaatcAGTTGTGGAAGCAAACCTCAAGGAAAAGGGAAATTGTCCTGGATTTCATTTGGAGTTCTTGGTTCAGAAAGCTTATGACGCTGTTGTGGCTAAGGAGTGGGACACATATGGAGCTCTTCTGGCTCTGAGTATCTATGGCATAGCAATGTTTCCAAATGTGGTCAATTTTGTTGACATGAAGGTGATCCATATCTTCATTCTGAAGAACCCGGTTCCTACGCTCCTGGGTGATGTTTATCACTCAATACATCACAGAAATGACCGAAAGGGGGGATTGGTTCAGTGTTGTGCTCCATTACTGTATCGTTGGTTTAGGTATCATCTTCCTGAGCGCGGCCCTTTCGTTGACAATAGACATACATCAAGATGGTCTGATAGAATCATGGGGCTGGTAGCCAAAGACATTGTCTGGTATAATAGATCGTTGGATGACGTGGAGATTATTATGGGTTGCGGAAAATTTAATAATGTGCCTCTCATGGGTTTAAGAGGAGGAATCAATTACAATCCCATCTTGGCTAGAAGGACTTTTGGATATGCTTTTGTAAGTCCCCCTGAAGAGAATGAAGTTGATGATGTCATGTTCTTCCAATTGGCCACAAATTCTGGTAAGCTGGAAGAAATGGTACAAGCCTGGAAAACAGTTCGCCGAAAAGGTAAGAAGCATTTTGGCCCAAAATATTGTGCTACTTATGAGGCCTACATTGCATGGGTGAAGTCTGTGGTTGAAGCTCAAGGGATGCCTTTTCCTCCTAAGGATCCCTTATACCCTCCATCTGAGGACCAACCCAACATTGTTTCCATGCCACGCTACAATCAAACGGTGAATCAAAATAGGGAATTAACTGAACAAATGGAAACAATGCAGGTTAAGATGGACATTGCTCGCCAAGAGAAACTGTCCGCGATACATAAATTAAAacagaaagaaaaagagcttgAGGAATTGTATGCTGGTGGGAATACCTCTCAGAAAAGATCCCGAATCGTTGATAGCTCTAGAGAAAGAAAGATGAAGGAGCAATATGAGGTTAAATTGGCAAAGTTGACTGAGCAACTTCAGATTCAAACTGAGAAGGCTCCTTCAGAAAAAACCCGTCGTCAGAAGGCAAATAAGAGTCTGCTAGAAcatcaagaaaagttggaagcatGCTATGCAAATGATAGAGAATTGAAAAGCCAGGTGGAACGCAAAAATCAAGAGAACACTCAGGCTCAAGAAGAGGCGAGGTACTGGGAGTTGAGAAACCGTCAAATGGAAGCGATGCATGCCAGAAAGGACCTGCTAATCCAAGCACTCATCCTGAAACCTAATCATGAGGATACCAAGATTTTGTTCGATGAGATGAAGGCCTGGAGCGAAAAGTATATTGGAGAGAGCGCACTTCGTCATGTTGACATGGAGGGTCCTCCTTAGAGATGATTTTATGTCGGACCACCACCAGACTTATTGGTTGGGGTTCTCTTTGTTATGTTTGTATTTTGTTGGCTCATGTGAGCGGGATTATTTGTACTTGGTATTGCCAGAATTGGGTTTTGAAGTTAATGGATTGTTTCTTATTCCTCATCATCGTTCTTGTGATTTCTTATTGTTCCCTTGTGTTGTTTGATCTGAGACAAAGCTAAAGGaccttaaaaataataaaaacatgcactcatgcattcatgcattcataaatatCATATCGCATTTTCAGGTTCTTGtatcagaagctaattggggtccctttcaaaaTAGATTCCTGCTTCAACGACAAAGCTGACTTCCTTACATCCATACCGTACCAAGAACAATCAGAAAAGGATCATGGACCACTTCGAACAGAATctagctgccctccgtag
This Vicia villosa cultivar HV-30 ecotype Madison, WI unplaced genomic scaffold, Vvil1.0 ctg.001667F_1_1, whole genome shotgun sequence DNA region includes the following protein-coding sequences:
- the LOC131636212 gene encoding uncharacterized protein LOC131636212; amino-acid sequence: MRPGRKNTYSYTFPNPNLDSLKGLASQITLDELTKFKQDYGRILYFLKTPFTKYEWDGVHTLLQFYNPSLRCFTFPDYHLVPTLEEYSFFLGISIKEQIPYHSMMKAPTSIEIAKALYLSKSVVEANLKEKGNCPGFHLEFLVQKAYDAVVAKEWDTYGALLALSIYGIAMFPNVVNFVDMKVIHIFILKNPVPTLLGDVYHSIHHRNDRKGGLVQCCAPLLYRWFRYHLPERGPFVDNRHTSRWSDRIMGLVAKDIVWYNRSLDDVEIIMGCGKFNNVPLMGLRGGINYNPILARRTFGYAFVSPPEENEVDDVMFFQLATNSGKLEEMVQAWKTVRRKGKKHFGPKYCATYEAYIAWVKSVVEAQGMPFPPKDPLYPPSEDQPNIVSMPRYNQTVNQNRELTEQMETMQVKMDIARQEKLSAIHKLKQKEKELEELYAGGNTSQKRSRIVDSSRERKMKEQYEVKLAKLTEQLQIQTEKAPSEKTRRQKANKSLLEHQEKLEACYANDRELKSQVERKNQENTQAQEEARYWELRNRQMEAMHARKDLLIQALILKPNHEDTKILFDEMKAWSEKYIGESALRHVDMEGPP